In Candidatus Babeliales bacterium, the following proteins share a genomic window:
- a CDS encoding M23 family metallopeptidase: MRMKIIVLIGVFLATGLMSWRGYHYFFDASSPECLLTGIENNNFYAGDVYCILAGNDGFKVSDISVWLDGTPLLTKYKINSRRFEHPFTVPTKTLPNGKHILKVEVTNGTYSRKKIVEERSFFVDNDPLQAAFVRPESDLKVFQGRTLHLQFQVNKDIDHAVATAFSNNFECFPESKNSRIYECFIPISCEEVPSEYVASVDIVDKTGRTCRLDGKFQVIMFPFKKQLLHVSAEKMKLEHELGVSNDLLEGELEKLAKLSPKEKLWAGTFYPPIEIQAVSTDFGTIRTTQEKGRYVHKAVDVLNTPKSVVWAPQDGIVVVKNRYAHSGNTVVIDHGCGILSLFFHLDDFADITPGKKIKRGSPLGTLGKTGYASGYHLHWEMRINNIQIDPLQWIKPNFLVS, from the coding sequence ATGCGCATGAAAATTATTGTTTTAATTGGTGTTTTTCTTGCTACAGGTTTAATGTCGTGGCGCGGCTATCATTACTTTTTTGATGCGTCTTCGCCAGAGTGCCTTCTGACTGGAATCGAGAATAATAATTTTTACGCAGGGGATGTTTACTGTATTCTTGCGGGTAATGACGGATTTAAAGTTTCAGATATTTCTGTTTGGCTCGACGGAACGCCATTATTAACAAAATACAAAATAAACAGTCGTCGCTTTGAGCATCCATTTACCGTACCAACCAAAACATTACCCAATGGCAAACATATATTAAAAGTAGAAGTAACGAACGGCACTTATTCTAGAAAAAAAATTGTAGAAGAGCGTTCATTCTTTGTAGATAATGATCCGTTGCAAGCGGCATTTGTACGTCCAGAATCGGATTTAAAAGTATTTCAAGGCCGCACGCTTCATCTGCAATTTCAAGTTAATAAAGATATAGATCACGCTGTAGCTACGGCATTTTCAAATAATTTCGAGTGTTTTCCTGAATCAAAAAATTCACGCATTTACGAGTGCTTTATTCCCATTTCGTGCGAAGAGGTGCCAAGTGAATATGTAGCTTCTGTCGACATTGTCGACAAAACAGGACGCACATGCAGACTCGATGGCAAATTTCAAGTCATTATGTTTCCATTTAAGAAGCAATTATTGCATGTAAGCGCAGAAAAAATGAAGCTGGAACACGAATTGGGCGTGAGCAATGATTTGTTGGAGGGCGAGCTTGAAAAATTAGCAAAGCTATCTCCAAAAGAAAAATTGTGGGCAGGCACTTTCTATCCACCAATCGAAATTCAGGCAGTATCAACCGATTTTGGAACCATACGTACCACGCAAGAAAAAGGACGCTATGTTCATAAAGCCGTTGATGTGCTAAACACACCAAAGAGTGTTGTATGGGCGCCGCAAGACGGTATTGTTGTTGTGAAAAATCGTTATGCGCATAGTGGCAACACTGTTGTTATTGATCATGGTTGCGGCATTCTATCACTTTTCTTTCATTTAGATGATTTTGCCGATATTACGCCTGGAAAAAAAATAAAACGTGGCAGCCCGCTCGGTACACTTGGCAAAACCGGTTATGCAAGTGGATACCATTTACATTGGGAAATGAGAATTAATAACATACAGATAGATCCATTGCAGTGGATAAAGCCAAACTTCTTAGTAAGCTAA
- a CDS encoding MraY family glycosyltransferase, translating into MELIVVKLVFAFLTSFLFTLYLVPLFSSIAFKLGVLDVPDGRIKKHEKPIPYLGGVAVYVGFILSLALTLSFDNRLIFLIVGATLLLFIGLIDDLINLKPYQKFAGQFIAAFCLVRSGLYLKESFFLNNFWGIPLSMLWILSIVNAFNLIDVMDGLACSTAASAATAFFIFACMSQQWQVAFLLASFIGPVVAFLWYNKPPATIYLGDAGSLFIGGVLAIVPFLQTWSIYNPFAFIAPAIILAIPLLEVGTLIVVRTYKGIPFYKPSPDHFSIYLRQNGWTKFNILLYVFSLSLGLFLSSLAIVLNKVSFLQFVLLSIIFSFIWFFFLLINFRLPVKFAKSS; encoded by the coding sequence ATGGAGCTGATAGTAGTTAAGCTGGTTTTCGCGTTTCTCACATCGTTTCTTTTTACTCTCTACCTAGTTCCACTTTTTTCATCAATAGCGTTTAAATTAGGTGTTTTAGACGTACCTGATGGTCGAATCAAGAAACACGAAAAGCCAATTCCATATCTTGGTGGCGTTGCTGTTTATGTTGGCTTTATTCTTTCTTTGGCTCTTACACTTTCGTTTGATAATCGACTTATTTTTCTAATCGTGGGCGCAACGTTATTGCTCTTTATTGGCCTCATCGATGATTTAATAAATCTAAAGCCATACCAAAAATTTGCCGGGCAGTTTATTGCTGCATTTTGCTTAGTTCGCTCCGGCCTTTATTTAAAAGAAAGTTTTTTTCTGAATAACTTTTGGGGCATTCCACTTTCAATGCTCTGGATTTTGTCTATTGTTAACGCCTTTAATCTCATTGATGTTATGGATGGGCTTGCGTGTTCTACGGCGGCAAGCGCGGCGACAGCTTTCTTTATTTTTGCGTGCATGAGCCAGCAATGGCAAGTCGCTTTTTTATTGGCTTCATTTATAGGTCCTGTTGTTGCATTCTTATGGTATAACAAACCACCTGCAACGATTTATTTAGGTGATGCAGGGTCCCTTTTTATTGGCGGAGTTTTGGCAATTGTTCCTTTTTTGCAGACTTGGAGTATTTACAACCCATTTGCCTTTATTGCTCCCGCAATTATTTTAGCAATACCGCTCTTAGAAGTGGGAACATTAATTGTTGTCCGCACCTATAAAGGCATTCCTTTTTACAAACCAAGCCCGGATCATTTCTCAATTTACCTGCGGCAAAATGGATGGACAAAATTTAACATATTATTATACGTTTTTTCTCTTTCTTTAGGACTTTTTTTGAGTTCTCTAGCGATTGTTTTGAATAAGGTCTCATTTTTACAGTTTGTCTTACTATCGATAATATTCTCTTTTATATGGTTCTTTTTTCTTCTGATCAATTTCCGTTTGCCAGTAAAATTTGCCAAATCGTCCTAA
- the infB gene encoding translation initiation factor IF-2, with translation MQSMRVYEFAKLLNVSNKELIAELATKGFEVKSHMAALSPEAIDFLNKKVTEKKNLESAPKQVPSKDEKAALHTQSRVDKPQATKIETPQQPTKEAPALRPQAPRVFTEQKVATRVTEEPMSSIEVVAVPMTVGQLAEKIKKPASELIIMLLRQGIVCAKNQLLTEKMIESIARQVGFSVVAPKVEKRDVQQRVSPATQGEHSRKPIVVIIGHVDHGKTTLLDFIRKTRVASREKGGITQHLGAYEAETPQGGLIFLDTPGHEAFKNIRGRGLNIADIAVLVVAADDSVMPQTVEALKTAQAAQVPIIVAVNKIDKADKTRLEVVKRDLARYDLVPEEWGGQTVIVPISGKTGQGVDQLLELIVLQSQIMDLRSQEDRPAQGFVLESKQEKGRGPVATVICRDGTLHLGDYFIAGTLVGKVTSLVNSYGYQLKKVGPSVPVQVGGLTELPQAGDVFRVISEAEYKKVRDGRSTGIQPVLAKKVFSGEGINFIVKTDSMLTQEALITSLEKVSEKMDEKFQIIAAGVGNITESDIEFAADTRSQIIALHVKVEPSAALAAQKTKVSIRLYDIIYKLLEDIEAQLQKAAPVKMVAKKIGEAVVRKVFDIKNVGVIAGSYVKEGRFVRDARVAVWRGKKKVAEGPIRGLERDRKSVKEVHAGFEFAFLVDGFNEWEVDDRVECYIDIPDTK, from the coding sequence ATGCAATCCATGAGAGTGTACGAGTTTGCAAAGCTGCTCAATGTTTCAAACAAAGAGTTGATAGCTGAACTGGCGACCAAGGGCTTTGAGGTCAAGAGCCACATGGCTGCGCTATCTCCTGAAGCAATTGATTTTCTCAATAAAAAAGTTACTGAAAAGAAAAATTTAGAATCGGCACCAAAACAAGTGCCATCAAAAGACGAAAAGGCAGCATTGCATACTCAATCAAGGGTTGACAAACCTCAAGCAACAAAGATCGAAACGCCACAACAACCAACAAAAGAAGCGCCGGCTTTACGCCCTCAAGCTCCTCGTGTTTTCACTGAGCAAAAAGTGGCAACTAGAGTTACCGAAGAGCCAATGAGCTCGATCGAAGTAGTTGCTGTTCCTATGACCGTGGGCCAGTTGGCTGAAAAAATTAAAAAACCTGCGAGCGAGCTGATAATCATGCTCCTTCGCCAGGGAATAGTGTGCGCAAAAAATCAACTGCTTACTGAAAAAATGATTGAATCCATTGCCAGACAAGTTGGTTTTTCTGTCGTTGCTCCTAAAGTCGAAAAAAGAGATGTGCAACAAAGAGTAAGTCCGGCAACTCAAGGCGAGCATTCACGCAAACCGATTGTTGTGATTATTGGTCACGTAGATCACGGCAAAACAACGTTGCTTGATTTTATTCGTAAAACTCGCGTTGCATCCCGAGAAAAGGGCGGTATTACGCAGCATCTTGGCGCTTATGAAGCTGAAACGCCGCAGGGTGGTTTAATTTTCTTAGATACTCCAGGCCATGAAGCTTTTAAAAATATTCGCGGACGTGGTTTAAATATCGCTGATATTGCAGTACTCGTTGTTGCAGCAGATGATAGCGTCATGCCGCAAACAGTCGAAGCATTAAAGACAGCGCAAGCAGCACAAGTGCCGATTATTGTGGCGGTTAATAAAATAGATAAAGCAGATAAAACGCGTCTTGAAGTTGTAAAACGCGATTTAGCGCGCTACGATCTTGTTCCTGAAGAATGGGGTGGCCAAACGGTTATCGTTCCAATCTCTGGAAAAACGGGGCAGGGCGTTGATCAGCTTCTAGAGCTTATAGTTCTTCAATCACAAATTATGGATCTTCGTTCGCAGGAAGACAGACCTGCACAAGGTTTTGTTTTAGAGTCGAAGCAAGAAAAAGGGCGCGGGCCAGTCGCCACTGTTATTTGTCGCGATGGAACATTGCACCTGGGTGATTATTTCATTGCAGGTACTTTGGTTGGCAAGGTAACCTCATTAGTAAATTCTTACGGTTATCAACTCAAAAAAGTGGGGCCTTCTGTTCCTGTTCAAGTAGGGGGCCTTACTGAGCTGCCTCAAGCAGGTGATGTGTTTAGAGTTATTTCCGAAGCTGAGTATAAAAAAGTGAGAGACGGTCGCTCTACGGGCATTCAGCCTGTTCTTGCCAAAAAAGTTTTCTCTGGAGAGGGCATAAACTTCATTGTTAAAACCGACAGTATGCTCACGCAAGAAGCGCTTATTACTTCTTTGGAAAAAGTATCCGAAAAGATGGATGAAAAATTTCAGATTATCGCTGCAGGTGTTGGCAATATCACAGAAAGCGATATTGAATTTGCAGCCGATACTCGATCGCAAATTATCGCCTTGCATGTAAAAGTCGAGCCAAGCGCCGCTCTTGCTGCGCAAAAAACAAAAGTATCGATTCGCTTGTACGATATTATCTACAAGCTTCTTGAAGATATTGAAGCCCAACTGCAAAAAGCAGCTCCGGTAAAAATGGTAGCTAAGAAAATTGGCGAAGCGGTTGTGCGCAAAGTATTCGACATCAAAAATGTGGGCGTCATTGCCGGTTCGTATGTAAAAGAAGGTAGATTCGTTCGAGATGCTCGCGTTGCAGTATGGCGCGGTAAGAAGAAAGTCGCTGAAGGACCAATTCGCGGGCTAGAACGCGATAGAAAATCGGTAAAAGAAGTTCATGCTGGATTTGAATTTGCCTTCCTAGTCGATGGTTTCAACGAGTGGGAAGTTGATGATCGCGTTGAATGCTATATCGATATACCGGATACTAAATAG
- the nusA gene encoding transcription termination factor NusA: MKLSQVIEELVEEKGLDRTLLGSIICDGLLAAYNKRFPHLVFQVSYNRKTDEIETRVQKKVVTTVEDDDAEISLRKARAINPEAELGTDLVVPFDGKIGRIEILRAKQVIATKIRGVEAAAVFNEYKDRKDTIVHGTIHKCERNGMSLKLDDSLAFLPNSLSLPTDKCIVGYSIRALLKDVLEEPRNDYQLILDRASADFVRRLFELEIPEIFEKIVEIKKIVRIPGYKTKVAVISHDKNIDPVGTCVGVGGVRIKPILKELGGEKIDVIPWRESVDDMIADALKPAVISRVEVVDGSNAQVWLDEDQRSLAIGKMGQNIALASQLVGLNLNLVQGERTRDHGIDLGHESNGTIE; this comes from the coding sequence GTGAAACTTTCTCAGGTCATCGAGGAGCTAGTAGAAGAAAAAGGCCTCGACCGAACTCTTTTAGGCTCAATTATTTGCGATGGATTGCTGGCTGCTTACAACAAGCGGTTTCCGCATCTTGTTTTTCAGGTTTCATATAACCGCAAAACGGATGAGATTGAGACCAGGGTTCAGAAAAAAGTAGTAACAACCGTTGAAGATGACGATGCCGAGATCTCCCTAAGAAAAGCAAGGGCAATAAACCCTGAAGCAGAACTAGGAACGGACCTAGTAGTTCCCTTTGATGGAAAAATTGGACGCATTGAAATTTTGCGCGCAAAGCAAGTTATAGCGACAAAAATTCGTGGCGTTGAAGCAGCTGCTGTTTTCAACGAATACAAAGACCGCAAAGACACGATCGTTCATGGCACGATACACAAATGCGAGCGCAATGGCATGTCCCTCAAGTTGGACGACTCCCTAGCCTTTTTACCCAATTCTCTTTCGCTCCCAACCGATAAATGCATTGTTGGCTATTCTATCCGCGCCCTTTTAAAGGACGTTTTAGAAGAACCTCGCAATGACTATCAACTCATCTTGGACCGTGCGTCTGCAGACTTTGTACGTCGCCTTTTTGAGCTAGAGATTCCTGAAATTTTTGAAAAAATCGTTGAGATTAAAAAGATAGTTCGTATTCCCGGGTATAAAACCAAGGTAGCTGTCATTTCTCACGATAAGAATATTGATCCGGTTGGCACCTGCGTTGGTGTTGGCGGTGTCCGCATTAAGCCAATCCTCAAGGAATTGGGCGGTGAAAAAATTGACGTTATCCCTTGGCGCGAGTCTGTTGATGATATGATAGCCGATGCGCTGAAACCTGCGGTAATAAGCCGTGTTGAGGTTGTTGACGGATCAAATGCTCAAGTGTGGCTTGATGAAGATCAAAGATCGCTCGCTATAGGAAAGATGGGCCAAAACATTGCATTGGCGTCGCAACTTGTTGGTCTTAATCTGAATCTCGTTCAGGGTGAAAGAACCCGTGATCATGGTATTGACTTAGGCCATGAGTCTAATGGTACGATCGAATAA
- a CDS encoding clostripain-related cysteine peptidase codes for MKKVFNSSHIVFFILFAAHQFTHANTTNAISFNARIPLNNLEQQKKPIASATRAIHALNAPAGLELPAASPDQHITENQKRVPKEWTIMTYMAAVNDLAPYARKNLKQQSDVGSNARVNLITQLDTVIGAHNKVTKRYYIERDKLIVKNQNDPATQRMDSGSPETLIDFCGWAIQNYPAHNYMLILWNHGTGIIDIGRPRSINPVQLFYFNPETQLIELDRTIPFLDFVQATQDNDPRAICFDDITGHYISNQGLERALKEITQRFMGGKKFAIVAFDACLMSMLEVANIIKDYSQIMVSSQEVVLGPGYDYRRILSPVVEQSLNPFAYAKQIVSAYEQTYNTITNDYTQSALYLDKLGALEQNVHFVGLLLTECLTLQHGTAVRDVIKSARHKLLCTHFDEPSYLDQHHLYSNLLANLHLFKFRDEQKGRAAAMILRKHLQDGLAIINGVVIANATGKNLNQAKGISIYFPERGLHNSYHRTKFASKNAWFNFLTTYLAGQ; via the coding sequence ATGAAAAAGGTATTTAACTCTTCACACATAGTTTTTTTTATTTTATTCGCGGCACATCAATTCACGCATGCAAATACAACGAACGCGATCTCTTTTAACGCCAGAATTCCATTAAATAATTTAGAACAACAAAAAAAACCGATCGCATCGGCGACCAGAGCAATACACGCGTTAAATGCTCCGGCAGGATTGGAATTACCTGCAGCATCGCCAGATCAGCATATTACCGAAAATCAAAAACGCGTCCCTAAAGAATGGACGATTATGACCTATATGGCGGCAGTAAACGATTTAGCGCCATATGCACGTAAAAACCTAAAACAACAATCGGATGTTGGCTCTAATGCACGCGTTAACTTGATTACACAACTTGATACCGTGATAGGAGCGCACAATAAAGTTACCAAGCGCTATTACATTGAACGCGATAAATTAATTGTAAAAAACCAAAACGATCCCGCGACTCAACGAATGGACAGCGGATCGCCAGAAACGCTCATAGATTTTTGCGGATGGGCGATTCAAAACTATCCTGCACATAACTATATGTTAATCCTCTGGAATCATGGAACAGGGATCATAGATATTGGCAGACCGCGAAGCATTAATCCTGTCCAGCTTTTCTATTTCAATCCCGAAACACAACTCATCGAGCTAGATCGAACCATTCCATTCTTAGATTTTGTACAAGCAACGCAAGACAACGATCCGCGCGCAATATGCTTTGATGATATCACCGGCCACTATATCTCAAACCAAGGTCTCGAACGCGCACTGAAAGAAATTACGCAACGATTCATGGGTGGGAAAAAATTTGCAATTGTCGCCTTCGACGCTTGTTTAATGTCGATGCTTGAAGTTGCAAATATTATCAAAGATTATTCACAAATAATGGTAAGCTCTCAAGAAGTTGTTCTCGGCCCTGGATACGATTATCGCCGAATTCTTTCGCCGGTCGTTGAGCAATCGCTCAATCCATTTGCGTATGCCAAACAAATTGTCAGCGCCTATGAACAAACCTATAACACAATCACTAACGATTACACCCAATCGGCGCTCTACCTTGATAAACTGGGCGCGCTCGAACAAAATGTTCATTTCGTAGGCCTGCTGCTAACAGAATGCCTCACACTGCAACACGGAACAGCAGTTCGAGATGTGATAAAATCGGCACGGCACAAACTCCTCTGTACACACTTCGATGAACCAAGCTATCTGGATCAACACCACCTCTATTCAAATCTTCTTGCAAATCTTCATCTATTTAAATTTAGAGACGAACAAAAAGGAAGAGCGGCCGCAATGATTCTGCGAAAGCACCTGCAAGATGGCTTGGCTATTATTAATGGCGTTGTAATTGCCAACGCGACGGGCAAAAATCTTAACCAGGCAAAAGGCATATCGATCTATTTTCCGGAGCGAGGCCTCCACAATTCGTATCATCGGACAAAATTCGCCTCAAAGAATGCGTGGTTTAATTTCCTCACAACGTACCTTGCCGGGCAATAA
- a CDS encoding ComEC/Rec2 family competence protein, producing MNYSFHFLSFFFYVPALFWLLCAFILGIIASSFLIPCIVSCAIVLPLILIQAWFIYIKKIDYDYAWVILIGIFFSLGAYHYEKTIGDYKRNTALIAGKFMCLRGTITDINSLDHPRFKQLTSIAITEARTEDNSLIKEITGKSIYVYSAKKSHFTVDDQIELPDVRINQPKKPSIQLYLQKENTIGTLVRDLNAEKLLHRPTSSIKRWLYEKKTLLFSRLRSRMSAKTFTFFSAFFLGNRKINKNENDALKQSCKYWGISHYLARSGLHLVIFIMVWEYMLRFIPLAFIAKQLILLLLTIMYFLLTWNSISFFRAFLTFLCYRFFLLTSMQSHTLHAIIFVSLIVLLFNPSQLFFLDFQLSFGITFLLSWINQLKMREKRRVQQKP from the coding sequence ATGAACTATTCGTTTCATTTTTTATCATTCTTTTTTTATGTCCCAGCACTGTTTTGGCTTTTATGTGCCTTTATTTTAGGCATTATTGCCAGTTCTTTTTTAATTCCGTGTATTGTTTCATGCGCAATCGTATTGCCTCTTATACTAATTCAAGCATGGTTCATTTACATAAAAAAAATAGATTATGATTACGCGTGGGTAATTCTCATTGGCATTTTTTTTAGCCTCGGCGCTTATCACTATGAAAAAACAATTGGTGATTACAAAAGAAATACCGCTTTGATTGCAGGAAAATTTATGTGCTTGCGCGGCACAATTACCGATATTAATAGTTTAGATCATCCCCGTTTTAAACAACTTACATCAATTGCAATAACAGAAGCGCGCACTGAAGATAATTCATTAATAAAAGAAATAACGGGAAAAAGTATTTACGTTTATAGTGCGAAAAAATCTCATTTTACCGTAGATGATCAAATAGAATTGCCCGATGTTAGGATAAATCAACCCAAAAAACCATCGATCCAACTGTATCTACAAAAGGAAAATACGATTGGAACCCTGGTACGCGATTTAAATGCCGAGAAACTTTTGCATCGACCAACAAGTTCTATAAAGCGCTGGTTGTATGAAAAAAAGACGCTTCTATTTTCTCGCCTAAGAAGTAGAATGTCGGCAAAAACGTTTACTTTTTTTTCTGCATTCTTTTTGGGAAATCGAAAAATAAATAAAAATGAAAACGATGCATTAAAACAATCGTGCAAATATTGGGGGATTTCTCATTATTTAGCAAGATCTGGGCTCCATCTGGTTATATTTATCATGGTTTGGGAATACATGCTTCGCTTTATTCCGCTGGCGTTCATTGCAAAGCAACTCATTTTATTGCTGCTCACCATTATGTATTTTCTTCTTACATGGAACAGCATCTCATTCTTTAGAGCGTTTTTGACGTTTCTTTGCTATAGATTTTTTCTTTTAACTAGCATGCAATCGCATACGCTTCATGCAATTATTTTCGTAAGCTTAATAGTATTACTATTTAATCCTAGCCAACTTTTTTTTCTGGATTTCCAGCTGAGTTTCGGAATTACCTTTCTCCTTTCATGGATTAATCAGCTCAAGATGCGCGAGAAAAGAAGAGTGCAGCAAAAGCCTTGA
- a CDS encoding glycosyltransferase family 10: MGFLLVFFLAFSLNSAVFAQNTKIYIAQIPIFSSDDNPWAPGRPREQQRAIDIMIETFKKHDCDLIPTDLSQPLPDAHRIIIFDVPYLYDENYLKLHDPNKCICLLWEPPTVLPFDYDVRKHDRYCRVYTMIDDFVGYNHYRKYYYPQMCLEMIDPVVPFHEKKLCVQISANKYFPSPFELYTERFNVVKFFETQPTNDFDFYGMHWPSNVFRNYKGIVKTKKDVLKNYKFAFCYENSKNINGYISEKIFDCFIAGCVPIFWGAENITHFIPSNCFIDRRSFSSTEEVYKFIQEIPQQEYECYLANIKNFLASNAGFKFSLEFFIDTLGKFVIPNYDRSRIFDDQICQKLIALD, translated from the coding sequence ATGGGATTTTTACTTGTTTTTTTTCTCGCTTTTTCCTTAAATAGCGCTGTTTTCGCGCAAAACACCAAAATCTATATTGCCCAGATTCCAATATTTTCATCAGATGATAACCCTTGGGCGCCCGGTAGGCCGCGGGAACAACAACGAGCCATCGATATAATGATTGAAACATTTAAAAAGCACGATTGCGATCTTATCCCCACCGATCTTTCGCAGCCATTGCCCGATGCGCATCGCATTATTATTTTTGATGTCCCCTATTTATATGATGAAAATTATTTAAAACTGCACGATCCAAACAAGTGCATCTGCCTTTTATGGGAGCCGCCAACGGTGTTACCTTTTGATTATGATGTGCGCAAACATGATCGCTATTGCCGCGTGTACACTATGATCGATGATTTTGTTGGATACAACCATTATCGAAAGTATTATTACCCGCAAATGTGCCTAGAGATGATTGATCCGGTTGTCCCTTTCCATGAAAAAAAATTATGCGTTCAAATATCGGCAAATAAATATTTTCCATCCCCATTTGAGCTTTATACAGAACGTTTTAATGTTGTGAAATTTTTTGAAACGCAGCCGACAAATGATTTTGATTTTTACGGAATGCATTGGCCATCCAATGTTTTCCGCAACTATAAAGGCATCGTAAAAACGAAGAAAGATGTACTTAAGAATTATAAATTTGCTTTTTGCTACGAGAACTCAAAAAACATTAATGGTTATATTAGCGAAAAAATATTTGATTGTTTTATCGCGGGCTGCGTGCCAATTTTCTGGGGTGCAGAAAATATTACTCATTTCATACCTTCAAATTGCTTTATTGATCGCCGAAGCTTTAGTAGTACCGAAGAAGTTTATAAATTCATTCAAGAGATTCCCCAGCAAGAATATGAGTGTTATTTGGCCAATATTAAAAATTTTTTAGCGAGCAATGCAGGATTTAAATTTTCTCTTGAATTTTTTATCGACACGCTCGGAAAATTTGTTATTCCCAACTATGATCGAAGCCGCATTTTTGATGATCAAATATGCCAAAAATTAATCGCATTAGATTAA